The Fusobacterium sp. SYSU M8D902 nucleotide sequence AAACAACAATTAAAATAACTTTATTGTTAATAAAGTTCTCTAAAAGTTGAAGATGTCCATTGGAGATTGAACGGTGACCAGTAAGTGTGAGTCTTTCGTTCATATATGAGGTAATATTATTTGCTATTCCAATAGAACAAAACATTATCAGGGGATCTGGGTATCTTGTTAAAATTTCAACAGGTATCTTGAGATCAATACTACTTGAAAATTGGATTGGATTATTAGAGTTTTTTATTTGAAAAATTAAGTCTGTAAAACCTCGGAATCCAATTTTTTTTATACACGAATAGATGACAGTAGTTGACGTATAGTTTTCTTTAGCTGTCTCTCTAATAGAAAGTTTTATACCCTTAAGAGTTTTCTCTTGGATATAGAGTAATATATTTTTTTCTAAGTCATTTAATTTATGTTTTTTTACTAAATAATTTATATCTAACAATTGCATCACCAAATATATTATACAATAAAATCAATAAAAAGGAGAAGAGAATGGAAAAAAAATTTATAACAGATCCTTGGGCAAGAACAATAACAAGAAATGGATTACCAGGAGATGAAGTTATCTCTGCATTACAAAAATCAATTAGAAGAGGTAAAGTAGAGGCAGCTTGTGAGTTTGCTTATGAGATGTACATAACATCACCACAGATGGAGGAAAAATTATGGAGAAGATTGACTGCTATATCTGTTGAGGACATAGGAATGGGAGATCCAATGGCAGCAGTACTTATAAATAATTTAAGACAGATGAGAAAAGAGTACTCATATGCAGATGGAGATAGACCAATATTTTTTATACACGCTATAAGATACCTGTGTCAATGTGAAAAGGATAGATCAAGTGATCTATTGAAAAATATAGTTATAAAGAGCTTTGCAATGGGATATGTTCCTGAGATTCCAGATTATGCTTTAGATAAGCATACAACAAGAGGAGCAGAGATGGGAAGAGATTCATTCCATTTCTTAAATGAGGCAAGTAAAGTTATACCACAAAAAGAGATTGATAATGATTATAAAGAGAGATATAACAAGATTTTAGAAAAATATGATGCCAAAAATGTAGTTGCTTCGGCTTTTAAGTTTAATCCTTGGCAAGAGTAAGGAGAGGGGAAAGATATGGAAAGTAAATTTTTAGAAAAGTTAGAAAAAGTATTGTTACCTATTGGAAGTAAGATAGCTAATCAGAAACATCTACAAGCTATATCAGTTGGAATGATGATGACACTTGCTCTAATAGTTGTAGGTTCTCTGTTTTTAATAGTTGCAAATCCACCTATTAATTTGGATATGGTTGATTTGAA carries:
- a CDS encoding SIS domain-containing protein, yielding MLDINYLVKKHKLNDLEKNILLYIQEKTLKGIKLSIRETAKENYTSTTVIYSCIKKIGFRGFTDLIFQIKNSNNPIQFSSSIDLKIPVEILTRYPDPLIMFCSIGIANNITSYMNERLTLTGHRSISNGHLQLLENFINNKVILIVVSESGETESLLDVVNLAHKNSIPIISFLGKKDSTIESLSNYSFILNQGVFFANVISTFEYLLTKI